The genomic interval GAAGTTCAAAGTTTGCAAATATGTGGGCATTTTTATTGACTTGCTCACCTGCAATTCCATTTTAAGTTGATGCAGTACACTCGTTTAGCAGAGATCTTTACTGCAGAGGTGTAGCATCTTGCAtaaatttttgctatttttgtgtgtatgtatgtTAGCTCGGTTCAGTTCATTGTTTAACCATTGTAAGATAATGGCCTTGCAGTTATGTAAAGCTACAGTGTTGTCATTGCAAATCTATTCCAGATGAGCCTGCACTATGCTTGCTGTGTGGCAAATTATGTTCTCCAAGCTGGAAATATTGTTGCAGGTGAAAAGTCCATTTCTATTTTTTACCCATTGTATATTTTAGTTACCAGTTATGACTGCTGCATTTTGTTTACTATGGGATATTCCCTCTTGTTTCATGGTTTTCTTGTTCCAGAGAGAACAGTTGCTTAGAGCATGCAATGACCTGTGGTGCTGGTGTTGGTGTATTTCTGTTGGTCAGGGTATTTATTCTGTATTCCACTTGTCCTGTAGATCtaaacatgattttgtttatttgttactTTTCTTTTAGAATTAAAATCTCTTGTTGACGATAGCTGCTTGACTTAATTTACATGTGCAAGAAGACTACAATATTATTACTAGGATCTGTGCGTCTGGCAGCACGCCATCTCCATGTTGGATGCCCTATGGAGAGGGTAACAACTATTAGTTCAGTTATACTTTAATACGTAATGGCGATNNNNNNNNNNNNNNNNNNNNNNNNNNNNNNNNNNNNNNNNNNNNNNNNNNNNNNNNNNNNNNNNNNNNNNNNNNNNNNNNNNNNNNNNNNNNNNNNNNNNNNNNNNNNNNNNNNNNNNNNNNNNNNNNNNNNNNNNNNNNNNNNNNNNNNNNNNNNNNNNNNNNNNNNNNNNNNNNNNNNNNNNNNNNNNNNNNNNNNNNNNNNNNNNNNNNNNNNNNNNNNNNNNNNNNNNNNNNNNNNNNNNNNNNNNNNNNNNNNNNNNNNNNNNNNNNNNNNNNNNNNNNNNNNNNNNNNNNNNNNNNNNNNNNN from Dioscorea cayenensis subsp. rotundata cultivar TDr96_F1 chromosome 7, TDr96_F1_v2_PseudoChromosome.rev07_lg8_w22 25.fasta, whole genome shotgun sequence carries:
- the LOC120265350 gene encoding E3 ubiquitin-protein ligase UBR3-like — protein: MDNASVIENSYLAIELTSPREIQRICSKFAHWRVILQDEFVHTLATKQCVSNIFVGSSNYVKLQCCHCKSIPDEPALCLLCGKLCSPSWKYCCRENSCLEHAMTCGAGVGVFLLVRKTTILLLGSVRLAARHLHVGCPMERVTTISSVIL